In Arthrobacter alpinus, a single window of DNA contains:
- a CDS encoding isochorismatase family protein has translation MAKALIIVDVQNDFCEGGSLAVTGGADLASEISELLENATDFDFVVATQDWHVDPGSHFSETPDFVKSWPVHCVAGSKGAALHRNLDTEDIDAYFRKGKFDAAYSGFDGLLAPEDEVAVGEREANQAADEDAEDPVTLDEWLRENDVEDVVVVGIATEHCVRATALDAVNAGYNTTVLRDYVAGIDDDAAEEALEELEDAGVDLK, from the coding sequence ATGGCCAAGGCCCTAATCATTGTTGACGTGCAAAACGACTTCTGCGAGGGCGGTTCACTTGCCGTGACCGGCGGAGCCGATCTTGCCAGCGAGATCAGCGAACTGCTGGAAAACGCCACGGATTTCGACTTCGTCGTGGCCACGCAGGACTGGCATGTGGATCCGGGAAGCCATTTCTCGGAAACCCCGGACTTCGTCAAGAGCTGGCCGGTGCACTGCGTGGCCGGGTCCAAGGGCGCCGCGTTGCACCGCAACCTCGATACCGAGGACATCGACGCCTACTTCCGCAAGGGCAAGTTCGACGCCGCATACTCCGGCTTTGACGGGTTGCTGGCACCTGAGGATGAGGTGGCCGTGGGCGAGCGGGAAGCCAACCAGGCTGCCGATGAAGACGCCGAAGACCCCGTAACCCTGGACGAATGGCTGCGCGAGAATGACGTCGAGGACGTGGTTGTGGTGGGCATCGCCACGGAACACTGCGTTCGCGCCACTGCGCTGGACGCTGTCAACGCCGGCTACAACACCACGGTTCTGCGCGACTATGTGGCAGGAATTGACGACGACGCCGCCGAAGAGGCACTGGAAGAGCTCGAGGACGCCGGAGTGGACCTCAAGTAG
- a CDS encoding nicotinate phosphoribosyltransferase translates to MFTDHYELTMLQAALHSGAAHRRSVFEAFARRLPDGRRYGVVGGTGRILEGLEHFRFGTHELDFLAQNKVVNDETLAWLADFKFSGSVYGYAEGEFYFPNSPILTIESTFAEACILETYVLSVLNHDSAIASAASRMIGAAGSRPCIEMGSRRTHEESAVAASRAAVIAGFHSTSNLEAGLRYGVLTQGTAAHSFTLLHDSEEEAFRAQIGSMGAGTTLLVDTYDVEAAVRKAVAIAGPALGGVRLDSGDLLAQARDVRALLDSLGNTNTRITVTSDLDEFAIAALAAAPVDSYGVGTSLVTGSGAPTASMVYKLVSREGDDGEFVSVAKAAKNKASVGGRKYAMRRLNGSGIATSEVVGIGHNPASDSNDRVLLEEFMVDGVLVPGWTGAEGVVRATTRHAASMAEMPGTARRLQRGEPVIPTEYEQAIPAAK, encoded by the coding sequence TTGTTTACAGATCACTACGAGCTGACAATGCTTCAAGCAGCCCTGCACTCCGGCGCGGCCCACCGCCGAAGTGTTTTTGAAGCCTTCGCCCGCCGCCTGCCTGACGGGCGCCGGTACGGTGTTGTCGGTGGAACGGGCCGCATTCTGGAAGGCTTGGAACACTTCCGTTTTGGCACGCACGAGTTGGATTTCCTGGCCCAAAACAAGGTGGTCAATGACGAAACGCTCGCCTGGTTGGCCGATTTTAAGTTCTCCGGGAGCGTCTACGGTTACGCAGAGGGCGAATTTTACTTCCCGAATTCGCCCATTCTGACCATTGAATCCACGTTTGCCGAGGCCTGCATCCTTGAAACGTACGTCCTTTCGGTCCTGAATCACGATTCCGCCATTGCCTCCGCCGCGTCTCGGATGATCGGCGCCGCCGGTTCCCGCCCATGCATCGAAATGGGTTCCCGGCGCACACATGAGGAATCCGCCGTGGCAGCTTCCCGCGCCGCCGTCATTGCCGGCTTCCACAGCACCTCAAACCTTGAGGCCGGGCTGCGCTATGGCGTCCTGACCCAAGGCACGGCCGCGCATTCATTCACGCTGCTGCACGATTCCGAGGAAGAGGCCTTCCGCGCCCAGATCGGTTCCATGGGTGCCGGCACCACCTTGCTCGTTGACACATACGACGTCGAAGCCGCGGTCCGCAAGGCCGTCGCCATCGCGGGCCCGGCCTTGGGTGGCGTACGGTTGGACTCGGGCGATTTGCTGGCCCAGGCGCGCGATGTGCGTGCGTTGTTGGACTCGCTTGGCAATACCAACACGCGCATCACCGTAACCAGCGATCTTGACGAGTTTGCCATTGCGGCACTCGCGGCAGCCCCTGTTGACTCTTACGGCGTGGGCACCTCCCTGGTGACAGGTTCAGGGGCCCCCACCGCTTCCATGGTCTACAAGCTGGTTTCACGCGAGGGCGACGATGGTGAGTTTGTCTCGGTGGCCAAGGCGGCCAAGAACAAGGCCAGCGTGGGCGGGCGCAAGTACGCAATGCGCCGGCTCAATGGTTCCGGCATTGCCACGAGCGAGGTTGTTGGCATTGGCCACAACCCGGCCTCGGACAGCAATGACCGGGTCTTGCTGGAAGAATTCATGGTTGACGGAGTCCTGGTGCCGGGTTGGACCGGTGCCGAGGGCGTTGTGCGGGCCACCACCCGTCACGCGGCCTCCATGGCTGAAATGCCCGGCACAGCCCGCCGGCTCCAGCGCGGGGAACCGGTAATCCCCACTGAATACGAACAAGCAATACCAGCAGCGAAATAA
- the clpS gene encoding ATP-dependent Clp protease adapter ClpS: MSVSTAPETDREVSTRELISPDIPWELIVWNDPVNLMSYVSYVFQSYFGYSEAKAAKLMLEVHTEGKSAVSHGAKEKMEAHAVAMHGFGLWATVQKGGPRG; encoded by the coding sequence ATGAGTGTCAGCACAGCCCCGGAAACAGACCGGGAAGTCTCAACGCGTGAACTCATCTCCCCAGACATCCCCTGGGAGTTGATCGTGTGGAATGACCCGGTCAATTTGATGAGCTACGTCAGTTACGTCTTCCAAAGCTATTTTGGCTATTCAGAAGCCAAGGCGGCGAAACTAATGCTTGAAGTTCACACTGAAGGCAAGTCCGCCGTGTCCCACGGGGCAAAGGAAAAAATGGAAGCACACGCCGTCGCCATGCACGGATTCGGCCTTTGGGCAACGGTTCAGAAGGGGGGCCCTCGTGGCTAA
- a CDS encoding DUF2017 domain-containing protein — translation MAKAFSAGRRGITGFLESAERDLLRKLFTDIITMLEPNTPAHEDPLAALIGLDMDVSVPADPALLRLLPNAVKDDDDAALEFRQLTERSLRETKIGALRAASLDLESDKLVLTPEGAKLWAMALNDVRLVLAERLDIRDEEDAEKIHQVQDWGDAEDVESYLSLVYNFVSWLQESLVQAMLSALSRSK, via the coding sequence GTGGCTAAGGCCTTCTCCGCCGGCCGCCGGGGCATCACCGGTTTCCTCGAATCGGCCGAGCGTGATCTACTGCGCAAACTTTTCACCGACATCATCACCATGCTTGAACCGAACACGCCCGCCCATGAGGATCCTCTGGCCGCGTTGATCGGCCTGGACATGGATGTGTCCGTCCCCGCCGATCCGGCCCTGCTGCGGCTCCTGCCCAACGCGGTGAAGGATGACGACGACGCGGCCCTTGAGTTCCGGCAGCTCACCGAACGCTCCCTGCGGGAAACGAAGATTGGCGCACTGCGGGCGGCCTCGTTGGATTTGGAAAGTGACAAGCTGGTTTTGACGCCGGAAGGTGCCAAGCTGTGGGCCATGGCCCTGAACGACGTCCGCCTGGTGTTGGCCGAACGGCTTGATATCCGGGACGAAGAAGACGCCGAAAAAATCCACCAGGTACAGGACTGGGGCGACGCCGAGGATGTGGAAAGCTACCTCTCACTCGTGTACAACTTTGTCTCCTGGCTCCAGGAGAGCCTGGTCCAGGCCATGTTGTCCGCGCTGTCGCGCAGCAAGTAA
- the murI gene encoding glutamate racemase, translated as MSTHSVNSTRTPATNSRASLVAERPIGIFDSGVGGLTVARAVIDQLPNESILYVGDTAKGPYGPLPIAEVRANALGVMDELVDSGVKLLVIACNSASAAVLRDARERYTARYGIPVIEVIQPAVRRAVAATRTGQVGVIGTVATVGSRAYNDTFAAAPDLTITSVACPDFVRFVESGITAGPELLTTAQEYLAPLKAAGVDTLVLGCTHYPLLTGVISYVMGDSVTLVSSAEETAKDVYKALVSHDLERVSGGAPKHQFLSTGDAASFGVLARRFLGPEVLDVEQVSHVAAHYPTGSLALITDDMLAAARENAPGAGANRVSNFVLADSVGRLAVPGTGTGERT; from the coding sequence ATGAGCACACATTCAGTCAACTCAACGCGCACACCAGCCACTAACTCGCGGGCGAGCCTCGTTGCCGAGCGGCCTATCGGGATTTTTGATTCCGGGGTTGGCGGGTTGACGGTGGCCCGTGCGGTCATTGACCAGCTGCCCAACGAGTCAATCCTGTACGTGGGCGACACCGCCAAGGGACCCTACGGTCCACTGCCCATCGCAGAAGTTCGCGCCAACGCGCTCGGCGTCATGGATGAACTGGTTGATTCCGGCGTCAAGCTCTTGGTCATAGCCTGCAACTCCGCGTCTGCGGCCGTGCTGCGCGATGCGCGGGAACGGTACACCGCCCGCTACGGGATTCCGGTCATCGAAGTGATTCAGCCGGCCGTACGCCGAGCCGTCGCGGCCACCCGGACCGGCCAGGTAGGGGTGATCGGTACCGTGGCCACAGTTGGTTCACGCGCCTACAATGACACTTTTGCTGCGGCGCCTGATTTGACCATCACCTCGGTTGCCTGCCCTGACTTTGTCCGGTTCGTGGAATCGGGCATCACTGCCGGTCCCGAACTCTTGACCACGGCACAAGAATATTTGGCCCCCTTGAAGGCCGCGGGGGTGGACACCCTGGTCCTTGGCTGCACCCATTACCCGCTGCTGACGGGGGTAATCTCGTACGTTATGGGCGATTCCGTGACGCTGGTGTCCAGCGCCGAGGAAACTGCCAAGGACGTTTACAAGGCGCTCGTGAGCCATGACTTGGAGCGGGTGTCAGGCGGAGCGCCGAAACACCAGTTCCTCTCCACCGGTGATGCCGCCAGCTTTGGCGTCCTTGCCCGTCGTTTCCTTGGCCCTGAGGTGCTGGACGTGGAACAAGTGAGCCATGTTGCGGCGCACTATCCCACGGGATCACTGGCGCTCATCACGGATGACATGTTAGCCGCTGCCCGAGAAAATGCCCCCGGCGCCGGTGCCAACCGAGTCTCGAATTTTGTTTTGGCCGATTCGGTCGGCAGACTGGCAGTTCCGGGAACAGGCACGGGGGAGCGAACATGA
- a CDS encoding MBL fold metallo-hydrolase produces MKLTIVGCSGSFPGPSSPASCYLLTAHDGVRPWRVLIDLGSGALGAAQKYMDLEDIDAIFLSHLHPDHCMDLCGLHVAVRWSPDGWNRGRIPVWGPAETADRLATAYGLELDPGMHEEFDFQNWSEREPVTVGPFKVTPYAVNHPVPEAYALRVEVTEFDGTGVDRTAVLTYSGDTDSCQGLEDAAMNADMFLCEAAFEEGRDDHIKDVHLTGKRAGEAAARATVRRMLLTHIPVWTDTNKVVTEASEVYTGDVAAAVAGVHYTI; encoded by the coding sequence ATGAAGTTGACGATTGTTGGATGCAGCGGGTCCTTCCCAGGGCCGTCATCGCCTGCATCTTGCTACCTACTCACCGCACACGACGGTGTGCGGCCGTGGCGCGTGCTCATCGACCTGGGCAGCGGCGCACTCGGTGCGGCGCAAAAGTACATGGACCTGGAAGACATTGATGCGATCTTCCTCAGCCACCTGCACCCGGACCACTGCATGGACCTGTGCGGTCTGCATGTAGCCGTTCGGTGGAGCCCGGATGGCTGGAACCGTGGCAGGATTCCAGTGTGGGGGCCGGCGGAAACCGCCGACCGCCTAGCCACCGCCTACGGCCTGGAACTTGATCCGGGCATGCACGAAGAATTTGATTTTCAGAATTGGAGCGAACGCGAGCCCGTGACGGTGGGCCCGTTCAAGGTGACGCCCTACGCCGTCAATCACCCCGTTCCCGAAGCCTATGCGCTGCGCGTTGAAGTGACCGAGTTCGATGGCACCGGCGTGGATCGCACGGCCGTCCTGACCTATTCCGGGGACACCGATAGCTGCCAAGGCCTGGAGGATGCCGCGATGAATGCGGATATGTTCTTGTGCGAGGCGGCCTTTGAAGAGGGCCGGGACGATCACATCAAGGACGTCCACCTCACCGGAAAGCGAGCAGGCGAGGCCGCCGCACGCGCCACCGTCAGGCGCATGTTGCTGACCCACATCCCGGTATGGACAGACACCAACAAGGTTGTGACCGAGGCCAGCGAGGTCTACACAGGCGATGTGGCTGCGGCTGTCGCGGGCGTTCACTACACGATCTAA
- the rph gene encoding ribonuclease PH: MTSTETLRADGRTNDQLRDITITRGWSKQAEGSALIEFGNTRVLCTASLTPGVPRWLKGEGTGWVTAEYAMLPRATNTRNSRESVKGKIGGRTHEISRLIGRSLRSIIDTKALGENTIVLDCDVLQADGGTRTAAITGAYVALADAIAFAKENKLIAKNAQPLIDTVSAISVGIIDGIPMLDLPYVEDVRAETDMNVVVTGSGKFVEVQGTAEGAPFDRDELNQLLDLALLGTTELSRIQRETLAS, from the coding sequence ATGACTTCCACTGAAACACTTCGCGCCGACGGGCGCACCAACGACCAGCTCCGCGACATCACCATCACCCGCGGCTGGTCCAAGCAGGCCGAAGGTTCGGCCCTGATCGAGTTCGGCAACACCCGTGTACTTTGCACCGCCTCCCTGACCCCCGGCGTGCCGCGCTGGCTCAAGGGCGAAGGCACCGGCTGGGTCACGGCCGAGTACGCCATGCTGCCGCGCGCCACGAACACCCGTAACTCCCGCGAATCCGTCAAGGGCAAGATTGGCGGCCGCACGCACGAGATCTCCCGCCTCATCGGCCGCTCCCTGCGCTCCATCATCGACACCAAGGCCCTGGGCGAGAACACCATTGTCCTGGATTGTGACGTCCTGCAGGCCGATGGCGGAACCCGCACCGCCGCGATCACCGGCGCCTACGTGGCCCTCGCCGACGCCATCGCCTTCGCCAAGGAAAACAAGCTGATCGCCAAGAACGCTCAGCCTTTGATCGACACTGTCTCGGCCATCTCCGTGGGCATCATCGACGGCATACCGATGTTGGATCTGCCCTATGTTGAAGACGTGCGTGCCGAGACCGACATGAACGTCGTCGTGACTGGCTCCGGCAAGTTCGTCGAGGTTCAGGGCACTGCCGAAGGCGCCCCTTTCGATCGTGACGAGCTCAACCAGCTCCTGGACCTGGCCCTGCTCGGCACCACGGAACTGAGCCGAATCCAGCGCGAAACCCTCGCCAGCTGA
- the rdgB gene encoding RdgB/HAM1 family non-canonical purine NTP pyrophosphatase — translation MAPKLILATHNQGKLKELRELLRGQVPGLDVDTDVLDAGAINAPDVAETGVTFAENARLKAHAVAQFSGALAIADDSGLAVDVLGGAPGIFSARWAGRHGDDNANLDLLLAQLSDIAEEHRGARFVCAAALANAEGSLDVVEEGTLEGTLLHTPRGEGGFGYDPILQPVGLGKSCAELTSAEKNAISHRGNAFRALLPHIIKALSN, via the coding sequence ATGGCCCCCAAGCTCATCCTCGCCACCCACAACCAGGGCAAGCTGAAGGAACTGCGCGAGTTGTTGCGCGGCCAGGTGCCGGGCCTTGACGTAGATACCGACGTGCTCGACGCCGGAGCCATCAATGCACCTGACGTCGCCGAAACGGGGGTCACCTTCGCCGAGAACGCACGACTGAAGGCACACGCCGTGGCACAGTTCAGTGGCGCCTTGGCCATTGCCGATGATTCAGGCCTGGCCGTTGATGTCCTTGGCGGTGCGCCCGGTATCTTCTCCGCTCGCTGGGCCGGACGTCACGGCGATGACAACGCAAACCTGGACTTGCTCCTGGCCCAGCTCTCCGACATCGCCGAAGAACACCGTGGAGCACGCTTTGTGTGTGCCGCCGCGCTTGCCAATGCCGAGGGCTCGCTGGATGTTGTTGAGGAGGGAACCCTTGAGGGAACCCTCCTGCACACTCCTCGCGGCGAGGGCGGATTTGGCTATGACCCCATCCTTCAACCGGTTGGCCTGGGAAAGTCTTGCGCGGAACTGACCAGCGCTGAGAAAAACGCCATTAGCCATCGTGGCAACGCCTTCCGGGCGCTGTTGCCGCACATCATCAAGGCGCTCTCGAACTAG
- a CDS encoding DedA family protein, with protein sequence MSDSALPALMGHGAVPSLGLLPDWLDPMKILDNPAMGAWVVVLACGIIFAETGLLVGFFLPGDSLLFTAGLLVSTGSMPVNIWALMAMLIVSGFIGNQLGYFIGYKAGPAIFNKPESRLFKKQHVDSAHAFFEKHGGKALILARFVPIVRTFVPVIVGVAKMDMRKFLLFNAIGAVAWAGGVTYLGYILGNKVPWVRDNLDIIFIAIVAVSIIPIGIELLKALSHRKKKTPQA encoded by the coding sequence TTGAGTGACTCTGCCCTGCCTGCCCTCATGGGACACGGAGCCGTTCCTTCCCTCGGCTTGCTGCCCGACTGGCTCGATCCCATGAAGATCCTGGACAACCCGGCAATGGGCGCCTGGGTGGTTGTCCTCGCCTGCGGCATCATCTTCGCCGAAACCGGCTTGCTGGTTGGTTTCTTCCTGCCCGGCGACTCACTACTCTTCACGGCGGGCCTCCTGGTCAGCACGGGCTCCATGCCGGTGAACATTTGGGCCCTCATGGCCATGTTGATCGTCTCTGGGTTCATCGGCAACCAGCTGGGGTACTTCATCGGGTACAAGGCCGGTCCCGCCATCTTCAACAAACCCGAATCGCGGCTGTTCAAGAAGCAGCACGTCGATTCGGCCCACGCCTTCTTTGAAAAGCACGGCGGCAAGGCCCTGATCTTGGCCCGATTCGTACCCATCGTGCGCACCTTTGTGCCAGTGATTGTGGGCGTGGCCAAGATGGACATGCGCAAGTTCCTGCTCTTCAACGCCATTGGCGCCGTCGCCTGGGCTGGCGGTGTCACCTACCTCGGCTACATCCTCGGCAACAAGGTGCCGTGGGTGCGCGACAACCTGGATATCATCTTCATTGCCATCGTCGCGGTGTCGATCATCCCGATCGGCATCGAGCTCCTCAAGGCTCTCTCGCACCGCAAGAAGAAGACACCTCAGGCCTGA
- a CDS encoding GntR family transcriptional regulator yields MIDDSKPIFVQIAEMVENDIVDGILVEEAQVPSTNEFAAFHRINPATAAKGVNRLVDDGILYKKRGIGMFVATGARGVLLGRRRDDFYEQFVRPLAQEARKLGIDNEQLLAMMARESRMDAATIGNSAEPEKEGAL; encoded by the coding sequence GTGATAGATGACAGCAAGCCGATCTTTGTGCAGATCGCCGAAATGGTGGAGAACGACATTGTTGACGGAATCCTGGTCGAAGAAGCCCAAGTTCCCTCCACCAACGAATTCGCAGCCTTCCACAGGATCAACCCGGCCACCGCCGCCAAGGGCGTCAACCGGCTAGTTGACGATGGAATCCTTTACAAGAAACGGGGTATTGGCATGTTTGTTGCCACCGGAGCCCGGGGCGTCCTGCTGGGCAGGCGCCGGGATGACTTTTACGAACAATTCGTCCGTCCGCTGGCACAGGAGGCACGCAAGTTGGGGATTGACAACGAGCAGCTGCTGGCCATGATGGCGCGCGAGTCCAGGATGGATGCCGCCACGATCGGCAATTCAGCAGAACCGGAGAAAGAAGGAGCGCTATGA
- a CDS encoding ABC transporter ATP-binding protein produces MSKPIVQVSNVSRVYRDITALDGVSLTLEQDKIYGLLGRNGAGKTTLMSILTAQGFASSGEVRVFGEQPYENESVLSRICFIRESQKYPDDFKPMHAFKAAALFYKNWDQDFAAQLALEFALPMKRRIKKLSRGQLSAVGVIIGLASRAELTFFDEPYLGLDAVARQLFYDRLLTDYAQFPRTIVLSSHLIDEVANLLEHVIIIDNGRILVDDDAENIRGSAVTIAGIGAQVESFAAGRTVLHRESLGALLSLTLDGALSAAERREAQDLGLELRPVSLQQIVIRKTLDAGASLGNDSSLPKTQDPVTKKTRMGASR; encoded by the coding sequence ATGAGCAAGCCAATTGTCCAAGTAAGCAACGTCTCCCGCGTCTATCGGGACATCACGGCCCTCGACGGTGTCAGCCTGACCCTGGAGCAGGACAAGATTTACGGACTACTGGGCCGCAACGGCGCCGGCAAGACAACGCTGATGTCCATCTTGACGGCACAAGGCTTCGCCAGTTCCGGCGAGGTGCGGGTTTTCGGAGAACAGCCCTATGAAAATGAGAGCGTTCTAAGCCGAATCTGCTTCATCAGGGAATCTCAAAAGTATCCTGACGATTTCAAGCCCATGCACGCATTCAAAGCGGCAGCACTGTTTTACAAGAATTGGGATCAGGACTTTGCTGCACAATTGGCGCTGGAGTTTGCCCTTCCCATGAAGCGCCGGATCAAGAAGCTCTCCCGTGGCCAGCTTTCGGCAGTTGGCGTGATCATCGGGCTGGCCTCGAGGGCCGAGCTGACGTTCTTCGATGAACCGTATTTGGGCCTGGATGCCGTTGCCCGGCAACTGTTCTATGACAGGTTGTTGACCGATTACGCGCAGTTCCCGCGCACCATTGTCTTGTCCTCGCACCTGATCGATGAGGTGGCCAATTTACTCGAGCACGTCATCATCATCGACAACGGCCGCATCTTGGTTGATGACGATGCCGAGAACATCCGTGGCTCCGCTGTCACCATTGCCGGTATCGGCGCCCAGGTGGAGTCCTTTGCAGCCGGGCGCACTGTCCTGCACCGGGAGAGCCTGGGAGCGTTGCTTTCGCTCACTCTCGACGGTGCCCTCAGCGCCGCCGAACGCCGCGAAGCGCAGGATCTGGGCCTGGAGTTGAGGCCGGTTTCCCTGCAACAAATCGTCATTAGAAAAACGCTCGACGCCGGAGCTTCCTTGGGCAACGACAGTTCGCTGCCGAAAACCCAAGACCCGGTGACCAAGAAGACCCGGATGGGAGCATCACGATGA
- a CDS encoding exonuclease domain-containing protein, producing MALDFTAIDFETANGFRGSPCSVGLTKVRGGVIVDEGYWLMRPPEGHDHFDSRNITIHNITPDDVAASPRFAQVFPEVQAFIGSDALVAHNAAFDIGVIRSASEVSGMPAPAYDYACTVVLSRKNYSLPSYSLPFVAEAAGVPLKNHHDATEDARACAGIMLDIAAKHGADSVHDVFAAMKLPMPHIDAYNPETDAMSKATRSALEKMAEMKSGVSNPTARGGRSSWSTEGPNPVPNVHADMSHPLFGQTIVFTGDLGLGRPEAKVRAASHGAQCASSVTLKTTVLVVGSGFAASDLRNGRLTSKAARVLELQRRGQGIEVLSEGEFMQMVG from the coding sequence GTGGCTTTGGACTTTACAGCAATCGATTTTGAGACCGCCAACGGATTTCGGGGTTCCCCCTGCTCCGTCGGTTTGACGAAGGTTCGGGGCGGGGTGATCGTCGATGAGGGCTACTGGCTCATGCGCCCGCCGGAGGGTCACGACCACTTCGACTCCCGCAACATCACCATTCACAACATCACCCCGGATGACGTTGCCGCCTCGCCGCGTTTCGCCCAGGTCTTTCCCGAGGTTCAGGCCTTCATTGGCTCCGATGCCCTCGTGGCGCACAATGCGGCCTTCGACATTGGTGTGATCCGCTCCGCCTCGGAAGTCTCGGGAATGCCGGCCCCCGCCTACGACTATGCCTGCACCGTGGTGCTCTCGCGCAAGAACTATTCGCTGCCGTCCTATTCGCTGCCATTCGTTGCTGAGGCCGCCGGAGTGCCCCTGAAGAACCACCACGACGCTACCGAAGATGCCCGGGCCTGTGCCGGAATCATGCTGGATATTGCAGCCAAGCACGGCGCGGATTCGGTCCACGACGTCTTTGCCGCCATGAAGTTGCCCATGCCCCACATTGACGCGTACAACCCGGAGACGGATGCCATGTCCAAGGCGACGCGCTCGGCGTTGGAGAAGATGGCGGAAATGAAGTCCGGAGTGTCCAACCCAACCGCACGGGGCGGCCGCTCCAGTTGGTCAACCGAGGGCCCCAACCCGGTGCCAAACGTCCACGCCGACATGTCCCACCCGCTATTTGGACAGACCATCGTTTTTACGGGCGATCTGGGTTTGGGCCGTCCCGAGGCCAAGGTCCGGGCCGCCAGTCACGGAGCACAATGCGCCAGCAGCGTCACGCTGAAAACCACTGTGCTGGTGGTGGGCAGCGGATTCGCGGCCTCTGACCTGCGCAATGGCAGGCTCACCTCCAAGGCTGCGCGCGTGCTGGAACTACAGCGCCGCGGCCAAGGCATCGAGGTGCTCTCCGAGGGCGAATTCATGCAGATGGTTGGCTAA
- a CDS encoding MmcQ/YjbR family DNA-binding protein encodes MAHPKMYSDEDPLLQRLRSVSLAFPEATEKEAFGRPTFRCGRIFAYYGQGQTGHPRPASIQVLPEADERAALLADLRFYIPSYIGSYGWVGLDLSADVPDWQEIAELLDSSYRRIAPPRCLAILDRDGSPADRRG; translated from the coding sequence ATGGCCCATCCCAAGATGTACTCCGACGAAGATCCGCTCCTGCAGAGACTGCGGAGCGTGAGCTTGGCGTTTCCGGAGGCCACGGAGAAGGAAGCTTTTGGCCGGCCAACATTTAGGTGCGGGAGGATCTTTGCCTACTATGGGCAAGGGCAAACGGGCCACCCCCGGCCGGCGTCCATTCAGGTTCTTCCGGAAGCCGATGAACGTGCAGCCTTGCTGGCGGATCTGCGTTTTTACATCCCGTCCTACATTGGATCGTATGGGTGGGTGGGACTGGATCTGAGTGCCGACGTACCGGATTGGCAGGAAATCGCGGAGCTTCTGGACAGCTCCTACCGCAGGATCGCCCCACCACGGTGCCTTGCAATATTGGACCGGGACGGTTCGCCCGCAGATCGCCGCGGCTGA
- a CDS encoding DUF4395 domain-containing protein: MTQFTSNHPVATEFIQAPRQGVLKRVFAFPNPVNDHAARFTAGIVVVLALVSLLGQLPWLVGLIAGGFVLRLAFGPRISPAALLSVKVLAPLVGDPKLVPGPPKRFAQGIGAALSIAAFVLLVTGGSLPGWTLMVLLVVAASLEAFIGLCLGCAIFAFLMRRGVIPAGICEECANIGLRKS, from the coding sequence ATGACCCAATTCACCAGCAACCACCCAGTAGCCACTGAATTCATCCAGGCTCCACGGCAGGGCGTCCTGAAACGGGTCTTTGCGTTCCCCAATCCGGTCAACGATCACGCCGCAAGGTTCACGGCCGGCATTGTTGTTGTTCTGGCACTTGTTTCACTCCTCGGGCAGCTGCCGTGGCTGGTAGGTCTCATCGCCGGCGGCTTCGTGCTGCGCCTTGCCTTTGGCCCTCGAATCTCTCCGGCTGCGCTGCTCTCAGTAAAGGTTCTTGCCCCGCTAGTGGGAGATCCGAAGCTGGTTCCCGGCCCGCCCAAGCGCTTTGCCCAAGGGATCGGCGCCGCCTTGTCCATCGCGGCCTTCGTGTTGCTGGTGACCGGCGGTTCGCTGCCCGGCTGGACGCTCATGGTGCTCTTGGTTGTGGCAGCCTCGCTGGAGGCCTTCATCGGTCTCTGCCTTGGCTGCGCCATCTTCGCGTTCCTCATGCGCCGCGGCGTCATCCCTGCCGGGATTTGCGAGGAATGCGCCAACATCGGCCTGCGCAAGAGCTAA